A region of the Leptospira inadai serovar Lyme str. 10 genome:
CAATTTTTCGATTGAACCTACGCGATCACGGCGAAACCCATCATCTGAATCCGGAACCGTTCAATGGAAGTTTGATTCGAGAAACATACGAGGCCGTCCGGAAAGCCGCCAGAGAATACGGGAAAAAAATTCCGGTCTACATCGCAGGATTTTCTCTCGGCGGAAATTTCACGCTTAGAATCGCTAGAGAGCATTCGAAAGGAAAACATCCGGTACCGAATTTAAAGCATTGCATCGCAGTCAGTCCCGCTCTACATCCCAAAAGCGCTACGGAAATGATGGATTCGAAATTGATCATCGGAAAATATTTCAGGGACAAGTGGAGAGCCTCGTTGGCCAAAAAGAACGTTCACTTTCCCGAGCTGCATCCGTATCCGGAAATCATGCAGGGAAAATCGGTGATGGAAATGACCGATAGAATCATATCAAGCACCCATCAATTCAAGACTACCGACGATTATTTTCTATCATACACCTTGGGCTCCAAGGATTTTAAGGGACTCAAAGTAGCTGTAACTATTGTTACATCGGAAGACGACCCGATTATACGTCCGAACGAATTTCGCGAACTCCCTTCCAACTCTAGACTCAAGATCCTTATCCAGAAATATGGAGGACATAACGGCTTTTACGAAAATCTAAAAGGTGACTGTTGGTATTTCAAAGTTTTAGAAACCATCTTCCATCAAAAAACAACTTTAAAACAGGTTTAGAGTCCAAATTAGAATGATCGTAAAAGAACTTGCTTTTCCGCCCTTTGCGATAAATTGGAACCGGAATGCATCTCGTTCTTGAACAACGGTTCAAAATAAGACGAACGCCTTTCGTTATAGGAGATATATCATGTCCAATGCATATGTAATCGATGCCGTACGCACCCCCCGCGGTAAGGGAAAAAAAAGAGGAACCCTGGCATCCATTCACCCTCAAGAACTGTCCGCCTCGACCCTAAACGCAATCAAAGAAAGAAACGGATTAAAACCTGAAATCGTGGAAGAGGTAGTCTTAGGTTGCGTCTCACAAGTGGAAGACCAGGCAGCCTGCATCGCACGTTATGCGGTCATGGCCGCACAATGGCCGAATTCGGTTCCGGGATATACGGTAAACCGTTTTTGCGGATCGGGACTCCAGGCGGTCAATAACGTGGCCAATCACGTGCAAGCGGGAAGCATGGACGTGGCTTTAGGAGGAGGAATCGAGTCCATGAGCCGGGTCAAAATGGGCGCGGATATGGGAGAAAGGGATTTTAATGTAGGAAATGCTAATATAGCAAAACATTATAATTTAGTTCCTCAGGGAATTTCCGCGGATTTAATCGCCACTAAATATAATATTTCCAGAGAGGATGCCGATCGATTCGCGGAATCCTCCCAATTGAAAGCGGACAAGGCCATCAAGGACGGCGTATTTAAGAAATCCATAATTCCCGTTAAGTTGGAAGACGGGACCGTCGTCGATACCGACGAGAATCCTCGCATCGAGTCCGATTACGCATTCCTTTCCGGCTTGGGTGCGGTATTTAAAACGATCGGAGAAAAGGAACTGGACGCAATCGCATTACGTTCTTATCCCGAAGTTCAAAAGATCAACCATATTCATACCTTGGGAAATTCTTCCGGAATCGTCGACGGAGCCGCATCGGTTCTCATAGCCAACGATGACGGAATTAAAAAATACGGCCTTAAACCTAGAGCCAAAATCGTCGCAATGGCTTCGACAGGGGAAGACCCGACCATCATGCTGACCGGCCCCGTATCCGCCTCGAGAAAGGCACTTCATCTAGCCGGTCTAAGAGTGGAAGACATCGATATTTGGGAAATTAACGAGGCGTTTGCGTCCGTCGTTCTTTATACCCAACGGACTTTAGGCATCCCGCTCGAAAAAATTAACGTTAACGGCGGATCCATTTCTCTAGGCCATCCTCTCGGCGCGACCGGCGCGATTTTATTAGGAACCGCATTGGATGAATTAGAAAGACGTAAACAGCGTTATGCGCTCATTACTCTTTGCATCGGCGGAGGAATGGGAATCGCTACGATCATCGAGAGAATCTGAGTTCATAAGGAAAATTGCGCCTAAATTCCTTCGAGTTCGGCGCAATTTTCTTCTTTCCTTCCTCGGCCCACCAAATATTATAATTCAGAATGAACGTGTTTCGCCGAATTCGACCTCTTTTCTACGGATTCCTGCCGATCTTTCTGTTCAATTTTTCCTTCTTTTACTTTTCCCAGGCTCAAATTTCCGTTTCTTCCCATCCGGACGGCCAATACAAATCCGCTTATTCCAAATTTTCCCCATTTAAAAAAGCGTTTCGCCTATTTCAGGATGAGGAAGAGGACGACGGCATCAATTCGGTCTGGATGCCCGATTCCTCCGAATACGATTCCGAAAACACGAATTCCGAGTTTCAGTCCTTCAGAGTTCCGTCTAGAATCGAATTCGAATCGACCGTCGATAGCTCTTATTATCTACTTTCCGATCTCCTCTTAAACATTCCACCGCCTAGCAAAACCTGACATTTCGATCATATTGTCGGGCTTCGTCGCAAATTTCGAACGGAGTCGTCTAGGAGCTTTCTTTAATGCACTTATACAAATGCGCGATTACTGCGCCCACTATCACCGCCTATCTTTTTTTAGCGATTATAGGGCCGAGGGATGTGATTTCATCCGTCCCTAAACTCGACTCATCGGATCTTCTCGAACAAAATTCCCGGGAAGACATGCACCTACCTCTAAAAAGAAAATTAAGTCTCAGAGAAGCGGAGGAATTATTCCTTAAAAATAATCTCTCTCTTATTTCCTCCAAATTCGAAATCGAAGCGAAAAAGGCCGAAATTCTGCAAGCCCAACTATGGGATAACCCGAGCATCGCGATCGATCAGAACATCTATAATCGGCAGACCGGAATCTATTTCGATACTACCAAGAACGGAGAAACCGCGATTCAAATCCAACAATTATTCCTGATGGCAGGAAAGAGAGACAAACGAGTACGCTTGGCAAAGTGGAATAAGGAAATCTCGGAGCAGATATTCTACGATACTTTACGTTCTCTTAAATTAGAACTTAGGACTACGTTCTTTCAATTGCATTTCGCCAGACAATCCATGGAATTCTACAAGGAAAGCATACCGGCCATCAAAAAAACGATCTCGGGAGCGGAAAACGTATATCGAAATCGGAATATTCTTCTCTCGGAATTATTAAGGTTAAAATCCCTACTCTTTCGTTTGGAGAACGATAGATCGAAAATAATCCAGATAATTTACGAAAAGGAGGCCGCCTTAAAGGTCTTGTTAAACGAACAGGCTACCATCGAGTACGAGATATTTCCGGAATTTACGGAACATGCGAACTCGGAATATTCGATCCTTTCCCTGGATACGAAAGAGATAATAAAATCCGCAATCGAACATAGGCCCGATCTTAAAAGCCTCGAACTATCGGTAAAAGCCGAACAAACCAATCTTTCTTTGCAAAAGGCGATGGTGATTCCGGACGTCGCTCTGGGTGGAAGCTATGACCGAGCCGGAAATTATATCAATAACTATTACGGGTTTACGGTATCCACTTCCATTCCTCTTTTCGATCGAAACCAAGGAAACATCAAGGCTGCAGAGATGATATTGAATTCCAAGAAAGTCGCCTACGAAGAACAGCTTTTAAAAGTGAAGGCGGAAGTCCGGGCCGCCTTGGAAATAGCGAGGGACAAGGAACGGTTACTAAGGAATTACGGGAATTCCTTTACGAAGGATTATAAAGGCCTCGCAGGATTAATGATAGAAAATTACGGAAAAAAATACATCACCATATTAGAATTTGCGGATTTTTTCGAATCTTACAGCGAAAGCACTCTTAATATGATTCGGCTTCAATCGGATCGGATCGAAGCGGCCGAATCGTTGAATTTTTCGATCGGAAAAACGGTGGCGGAATTAGGCAAATGAAGATCTATCTATCCGAGATATATTCGCAATTCTTAAAACGTAAAAAAGGAATTCTTCTTCTGTCATTGCCCGTCTTCGCGGGAACGTTCGTCGCCTTTCATGCATTTAGCGACAATAAAGGAAATGAATTTTGGCGAAAGGAGCAAAATCGAATTCCCAAAATTTCGGAGCAAGGCAGGCTGATTTCTTTTCCTCCCGATTATCCTGGTTTGACTAGATTTTCGTATATCACCGTCGGAGTCGGGAATGCGTCTTTTTCGGTTATCGCTCCTGCAAGAGTCGTCGCCAGCATCAAAACGTCCGTCAACTCGGGAGAAAAGATCATTCTTTTCGATTCCCCCGAAACCACTCAGCTCTTCTCGGAATACAAAAGAAACAGGGCCACCGCAATCAAAGGACTCAAAGATCTGATGAGAGTGCGGGATATGTACGCCAATCAGGCCGCTACCGGTCGGGACGTGACCGAAGCCGAATCCAACTTTGCCGTCACAAAGGCGGAAGCGGATGAATCAGAATCCAAGCTGAGAACGATCGGCCTAAATCCGAAAGAGCTGGATAACGTAAAGGGCCCCGCTCTTTGGTTGATATGCGACGTACCGGAATCCCAGTTAAGCGAGGTACAAAAAGGCGAAGAGGTTCGAATTCAGTTATCCTCCTTTCCGGGTAAAACTTTCGTCGGACATGCGGAGGCGATAGGCGACGCGATAGATCCCGTTTTAAGAACCGTAAAAGTAAGGGTAACGATTAAGAATCCCAAAGAAAAGATCCTCCCGGGAATGTATGCGAAAGTCGATTTCGGAGATCCACACACTTCGGTCATTTTACTTCCGAATCGGTCGATTCTTACGGTCGACGAAAAAAATTACGTTTTCGTAAAGGAAGGAACGGGATCCTTCCGCCGACGCCAAATCATACTGGGGACCTCCGGAGAAGCTAGTACGATCGTAACCGACGGTCTTTCGGTCGGTGAAACGATTTTGATCGAAGGCGTGATTTTACTGAAAGGATTAAGCTTCGGGTTTTAAATATGATCGAACGACTCATCGAAGAATCCTTAAAAAATAGGATCCCCACTCTCGCGCTGGCCGTCGCAATCATAGGCTTCGGAATTTGGTCCTGGGTTAGCCTTAAAAAAGAAGCGTACCCCGATGTCGGAGATACTCAGGTTACCGTAATTGCCCTTCTTCCGGGAAAAGCGGCTTTGGAAGTCGAACGAAGAATCACGCTGCCCTTAGAACGAGGATTGAATTCGGTTCCCTACGTTTTAACGCGTAGATCCAAAACGATTTTCGGACTTTGCGTTCTTCAATACGTATTCGAAGAAGGAGTCAGCGATTTTGTCGCAAGACAACTCTTATTGGAAAGATTGCAGGCAATCGAACTTCCTACGGAAGCGAACGTTTCCCTTGCCCCTCTCACCGGTCCGGTCGGCGAGATCTATCGATATACGATCGAGGCGTCGGAAAATTGGACACCGATGGATTTGAGAACTCTACAGGACTGGGTGGTGGTACCTTCCTTGCGCCAAACTCCCGGAGTGGCGGACATTCTGAACTTCGGAGGTTTGGAAAAACAATATCATATCATCACTTCTCCGAATCGATTATTGCGTTATGATTTGAGTCTATCGGATTTGCTGGATGCGATCCGTTCCAATAATAGGAATACGGGAGGAAACGTACTGACTAGAGGAGATCAAGGCTTTGTTGTCCGAGGTCTGGGCGCGATACAAACAAAAGAAGATATTCAAAATATAGTCGTAACTGCCGTATCGGGAACTCCTATCTACGTCGAAAACTTGGCTTCCGTCGAGGAATATCCCAGACGACCGGATGGAATTTTCAATTATACTCTTCGTGACCCAGTAACCGGAGAGATAAAGACAAGAGACTCCGGAATCCAAGGAATTATTGCGATGCGTCGGGGAGAGAATCCGTCCGAGGTGATCGAAAGGGTTTACGAAAAAGTCCGATACATCAATTCCAATCTACTTCCTCAAGGTGTGAGATTGATCCCCACTTATGATAGGACCGAATTGGTGAATTATACGGTTCAAACCGTTCGAAGTACGTTATTCGAGGGAGTAAGCATCGTAGTCCTCGTATTGGTATTCTTCCTCGGAAACGTACGGTCGGCTCTCGTGGTCGCAAGCATGATACCGATCTCGTTACTCTTCGCTTTTATCATGATGAAGTTAACCGGAATCCCCGCTAATCTACTTTCCCTAGGCGCGATCGACTTCGGCATCATCGTCGACGGCGCGGTCGTGATGGTGGAGAATATATATAGGAGGTATTCGCTTGCTAAACGAGCGTCCAAAACCGGACTCCAATTTACGGAGTTATTAAGTATTACGCGTGCATCCACGGTCGAAGTAGGAAGGGAAATTTTCTTTTCCATCGCAATCATCATCTTCGCCTATCTTCCTATTTTCACTTTTCAAAGAGTGGAAGGGAAACTATTTACACCGATGGCTTTTACCTTGTCGTTTGCGATCGTCGGAAGTTTATTGTTTACTCTTACGTTAATTCCGGTACTGATGTGCCTGTCGTACAAAGCTAAAATGGAGTCGGCGGATCCGAGCGAGATGGAATGGAGAAATCCGACGTTGGATTGGATAAAATCCTTTTATCGTCGCTTGC
Encoded here:
- a CDS encoding efflux RND transporter permease subunit; this encodes MIERLIEESLKNRIPTLALAVAIIGFGIWSWVSLKKEAYPDVGDTQVTVIALLPGKAALEVERRITLPLERGLNSVPYVLTRRSKTIFGLCVLQYVFEEGVSDFVARQLLLERLQAIELPTEANVSLAPLTGPVGEIYRYTIEASENWTPMDLRTLQDWVVVPSLRQTPGVADILNFGGLEKQYHIITSPNRLLRYDLSLSDLLDAIRSNNRNTGGNVLTRGDQGFVVRGLGAIQTKEDIQNIVVTAVSGTPIYVENLASVEEYPRRPDGIFNYTLRDPVTGEIKTRDSGIQGIIAMRRGENPSEVIERVYEKVRYINSNLLPQGVRLIPTYDRTELVNYTVQTVRSTLFEGVSIVVLVLVFFLGNVRSALVVASMIPISLLFAFIMMKLTGIPANLLSLGAIDFGIIVDGAVVMVENIYRRYSLAKRASKTGLQFTELLSITRASTVEVGREIFFSIAIIIFAYLPIFTFQRVEGKLFTPMAFTLSFAIVGSLLFTLTLIPVLMCLSYKAKMESADPSEMEWRNPTLDWIKSFYRRLLSRLLNSTEKTVIYSLFAVVIISAFGYYKLGTEFLPDLDEGSINIRCFFPVGINLKTSEQYLPVIRESILKQEQVGSVLSQLGRNDEGTDPYGPNRLEILVGLKNYDLWREKITKKELLQKLKVGLQEDLPGVQFVFSQPILDNVTEAVTGSVSDLAILLSGEDLGLLRIHAKKILDIVREIPGATESGLEQESDQAQLTVTIDRKKSARFGINASNILDTLEAAIGGTEVGTLYEGSKRFDIMVRYSTDYRSSLESVKNLLVTSPSGGRIPLSELASIELKDGPTIIQRQDGKRQISVRTNIRGRDQGRFVEEAKSKVEKLISLPDGIGIRWGGQFENLTRAAARLRIIIPATLLGIFCILLVIFRNARYALLAMSGVPISIAGGILALLVRGINFSVSAGVGFVSLFGIAAMTCVLFVSRMIRLQKENQTETLRSSVLAAADLQFTPRVMTILLALLGLLPAAAASGIGSDVQRPLATVVVGGLTAELFSLVFIPSLFYLINRKRYRN
- a CDS encoding efflux RND transporter periplasmic adaptor subunit, which encodes MKIYLSEIYSQFLKRKKGILLLSLPVFAGTFVAFHAFSDNKGNEFWRKEQNRIPKISEQGRLISFPPDYPGLTRFSYITVGVGNASFSVIAPARVVASIKTSVNSGEKIILFDSPETTQLFSEYKRNRATAIKGLKDLMRVRDMYANQAATGRDVTEAESNFAVTKAEADESESKLRTIGLNPKELDNVKGPALWLICDVPESQLSEVQKGEEVRIQLSSFPGKTFVGHAEAIGDAIDPVLRTVKVRVTIKNPKEKILPGMYAKVDFGDPHTSVILLPNRSILTVDEKNYVFVKEGTGSFRRRQIILGTSGEASTIVTDGLSVGETILIEGVILLKGLSFGF
- a CDS encoding acetyl-CoA C-acetyltransferase, with the translated sequence MSNAYVIDAVRTPRGKGKKRGTLASIHPQELSASTLNAIKERNGLKPEIVEEVVLGCVSQVEDQAACIARYAVMAAQWPNSVPGYTVNRFCGSGLQAVNNVANHVQAGSMDVALGGGIESMSRVKMGADMGERDFNVGNANIAKHYNLVPQGISADLIATKYNISREDADRFAESSQLKADKAIKDGVFKKSIIPVKLEDGTVVDTDENPRIESDYAFLSGLGAVFKTIGEKELDAIALRSYPEVQKINHIHTLGNSSGIVDGAASVLIANDDGIKKYGLKPRAKIVAMASTGEDPTIMLTGPVSASRKALHLAGLRVEDIDIWEINEAFASVVLYTQRTLGIPLEKINVNGGSISLGHPLGATGAILLGTALDELERRKQRYALITLCIGGGMGIATIIERI
- a CDS encoding YheT family hydrolase codes for the protein MEHLRPFNPPIHLRHPFIQTVLASLLKQKKPNHPMDRGARPVVLDAGKGVKLIGHYSKAPENKALLILIHGWEGSIDSNYIQRTGRKFFERGISIFRLNLRDHGETHHLNPEPFNGSLIRETYEAVRKAAREYGKKIPVYIAGFSLGGNFTLRIAREHSKGKHPVPNLKHCIAVSPALHPKSATEMMDSKLIIGKYFRDKWRASLAKKNVHFPELHPYPEIMQGKSVMEMTDRIISSTHQFKTTDDYFLSYTLGSKDFKGLKVAVTIVTSEDDPIIRPNEFRELPSNSRLKILIQKYGGHNGFYENLKGDCWYFKVLETIFHQKTTLKQV
- a CDS encoding TolC family protein — translated: MHLYKCAITAPTITAYLFLAIIGPRDVISSVPKLDSSDLLEQNSREDMHLPLKRKLSLREAEELFLKNNLSLISSKFEIEAKKAEILQAQLWDNPSIAIDQNIYNRQTGIYFDTTKNGETAIQIQQLFLMAGKRDKRVRLAKWNKEISEQIFYDTLRSLKLELRTTFFQLHFARQSMEFYKESIPAIKKTISGAENVYRNRNILLSELLRLKSLLFRLENDRSKIIQIIYEKEAALKVLLNEQATIEYEIFPEFTEHANSEYSILSLDTKEIIKSAIEHRPDLKSLELSVKAEQTNLSLQKAMVIPDVALGGSYDRAGNYINNYYGFTVSTSIPLFDRNQGNIKAAEMILNSKKVAYEEQLLKVKAEVRAALEIARDKERLLRNYGNSFTKDYKGLAGLMIENYGKKYITILEFADFFESYSESTLNMIRLQSDRIEAAESLNFSIGKTVAELGK